A genome region from Streptomyces antimycoticus includes the following:
- a CDS encoding endonuclease V: protein MTSAVDPRYELPRDWPTTEAEAIAVQERTRASVAVGGELPEPGTGTGALVGVDVAYDDERDLVAAAAVALDARGLAVVAEATAVGRVTFPYVPGLLAFREIPAVLDALGDLDRRLGRRPDLVVCDGYGLAHPRRFGLASHLGVLTGLPTIGVAKNPFGFRHADPGPRRGDWSPLLDGDEEVGRALRTRDGVKPLFVSVGHRATIADACAYTLHLARDFRQPETTRRADALCRRALKAATL from the coding sequence ATGACCAGCGCCGTCGATCCACGATATGAACTGCCCCGCGACTGGCCCACGACCGAGGCCGAGGCCATCGCCGTCCAGGAGCGGACGCGGGCGTCCGTGGCCGTCGGCGGGGAGCTGCCCGAGCCGGGCACCGGCACCGGCGCGCTCGTCGGGGTGGACGTGGCGTACGACGACGAGCGCGACCTGGTCGCGGCCGCCGCCGTGGCCCTGGACGCCCGTGGCCTCGCCGTCGTCGCGGAGGCGACCGCGGTCGGCCGGGTCACCTTCCCGTACGTCCCCGGGCTGCTGGCGTTCCGTGAGATCCCGGCCGTCCTCGACGCGCTCGGCGACCTCGACCGGCGGCTCGGCCGCCGCCCCGACCTGGTGGTGTGCGATGGCTACGGCCTCGCCCACCCCCGCCGGTTCGGGCTGGCCAGCCATCTCGGAGTGCTCACCGGGCTGCCCACCATCGGCGTCGCCAAGAACCCCTTCGGCTTCCGCCACGCCGACCCGGGGCCGCGCCGCGGCGACTGGTCGCCGCTGCTCGACGGGGACGAGGAGGTCGGCCGGGCGCTGCGCACCCGCGACGGTGTGAAGCCGCTCTTCGTCTCCGTCGGCCATCGGGCGACCATCGCGGACGCCTGCGCGTACACCCTGCATCTGGCCCGCGACTTCCGGCAGCCCGAGACGACACGGCGCGCGGACGCGCTGTGCCGCCGGGCCCTGAAAGCCGCCACGCTCTGA
- a CDS encoding acetyl-CoA C-acetyltransferase: MSTEAYVYDAIRTPRGRGKADGALHGTKPVDLVVGLIHEMRRRFPELDPAAIDDVVLGVVSPLGDQGSDIAKIAAIAAGLPDTVAGVQENRFCASGLEAVNLAAAKIRSGWEDLVLAGGVESMSRVKMGSDGGAWFADPMTNYETGFVPQGIGADLIATTGGYSRHDVDSFAALSQERAARAWKEGYFDRSVVPVRDRSGLTVLDRDEHIRPGTTAETLAGLKPSFATIGEAGGFDAVALQKYHWIEAIDHVHHAGNSSGMVDGAALVAIGNREVGERFGLTPRARIVSAAVSGADPTIMLTGPAPATRKALTKAGLTIDDIDLVEINEAFAAVVLRFVDDMGLSLDKVNVNGGAIAMGHPLGATGAMILGTVIDELERRDGRFGLVTLCVGGGMGIATVVERL; the protein is encoded by the coding sequence GTGAGCACCGAAGCGTATGTGTACGACGCCATCCGCACCCCGCGCGGGCGCGGTAAGGCCGACGGTGCCCTGCACGGCACCAAGCCCGTCGACCTGGTGGTCGGCCTGATCCATGAGATGCGGCGGCGGTTCCCCGAGCTGGACCCGGCGGCCATCGACGACGTGGTCCTCGGCGTCGTCAGCCCGCTCGGCGACCAGGGCTCGGACATCGCCAAGATCGCGGCCATCGCGGCCGGGCTCCCGGACACGGTCGCGGGCGTCCAGGAGAACCGCTTCTGTGCCTCGGGCCTGGAGGCCGTCAACCTGGCCGCGGCCAAGATCCGTTCCGGCTGGGAGGACCTGGTGCTCGCGGGCGGCGTCGAGTCGATGTCGCGGGTGAAGATGGGCTCCGACGGCGGCGCCTGGTTCGCGGACCCGATGACCAACTACGAGACCGGTTTCGTACCGCAGGGCATCGGGGCCGACCTCATCGCCACCACCGGCGGCTACAGCCGCCATGACGTGGACAGCTTCGCCGCGCTCTCCCAGGAGCGGGCCGCGCGGGCCTGGAAGGAGGGGTACTTCGACCGCTCCGTGGTCCCGGTCCGCGACCGCAGCGGGCTGACCGTCCTCGACCGGGACGAGCACATCCGCCCCGGCACCACCGCCGAGACCCTGGCGGGCCTGAAGCCGTCGTTCGCCACCATCGGCGAGGCGGGCGGCTTCGACGCGGTGGCGCTGCAGAAGTACCACTGGATCGAGGCGATCGACCATGTCCACCACGCCGGCAACTCCTCGGGCATGGTGGACGGCGCCGCCCTGGTCGCCATCGGCAACCGCGAGGTCGGCGAGCGCTTCGGGCTGACCCCGCGGGCCCGGATCGTCTCCGCCGCCGTCTCCGGCGCCGACCCCACCATCATGCTCACCGGCCCGGCTCCCGCCACCCGTAAGGCGCTCACCAAGGCCGGGCTGACCATCGACGACATCGATCTGGTCGAGATCAACGAGGCGTTCGCTGCGGTGGTGCTGCGCTTCGTGGACGACATGGGGCTGAGCCTGGACAAGGTCAACGTCAATGGCGGCGCGATCGCGATGGGCCATCCGCTGGGCGCGACCGGCGCGATGATCCTCGGCACGGTGATCGACGAGCTGGAGCGGCGCGACGGGCGGTTCGGGCTGGTGACGCTGTGCGTGGGAGGCGGGATGGGCATCGCGACGGTGGTCGAGCGGCTCTAG
- a CDS encoding helix-turn-helix domain-containing protein, with the protein MTFQPRELFPDRSARDLFGAEIRRHREKADMSLRRLSEVLNYSKSHLARIEAAESLPYDDLPAKLDACFGTDGMFARLYALAKNEPFPGKYRRVVEIESRAVVIEQYISGSASGLLQTPKYAESLMRGVHPHAPHAEIEAMVKARIDRQALLDRPKPPRCWFILDEAVLRRPVGGSVAMRDQLASLIRRGTESHVTIQVLPFAVGEHPEMLGGALTLYTVPEGPQVAYEEGSRSGTIIEDREGVAVRRENYDLLRAMALSPRDSEAMIRAVMKDWTHADQPGPEHCRVAQEQLQQW; encoded by the coding sequence ATGACGTTCCAGCCGCGCGAACTCTTCCCCGACCGCTCCGCGCGCGATCTGTTCGGCGCGGAGATCCGCCGCCATCGCGAGAAGGCGGACATGTCGCTGCGGCGGCTGTCCGAGGTGCTGAACTACAGCAAGTCCCACCTCGCGCGGATCGAGGCGGCGGAGTCGCTGCCCTACGACGACCTTCCGGCGAAGCTGGACGCGTGCTTCGGCACGGATGGGATGTTCGCGAGGCTGTACGCGCTCGCGAAGAACGAGCCGTTTCCCGGCAAATACCGCCGGGTGGTGGAGATCGAAAGCCGGGCGGTCGTCATCGAGCAGTACATCAGCGGAAGTGCTTCCGGACTGCTCCAGACACCGAAGTACGCGGAGTCATTGATGCGCGGTGTCCATCCGCATGCGCCGCACGCGGAGATCGAAGCGATGGTCAAGGCCCGTATCGACCGGCAGGCGTTGCTGGATCGACCCAAGCCGCCACGCTGCTGGTTCATCCTCGACGAGGCAGTACTACGCCGCCCCGTTGGGGGATCAGTGGCAATGCGCGATCAGTTGGCGTCCCTGATCCGGCGCGGGACAGAGTCGCACGTGACCATCCAGGTGCTCCCCTTCGCAGTGGGTGAGCACCCAGAGATGCTGGGTGGCGCGCTGACGCTCTACACGGTGCCCGAGGGACCACAAGTGGCCTACGAGGAAGGCAGTCGGTCCGGGACCATCATCGAGGACCGGGAGGGAGTCGCAGTGCGCCGGGAGAACTACGATCTGCTCAGGGCCATGGCCCTCTCGCCTCGCGACTCGGAGGCGATGATCCGAGCCGTCATGAAGGACTGGACCCATGCCGATCAACCCGGACCTGAGCACTGCCGCGTGGCGCAAGAGCAGTTACAGCAATGGTGA
- a CDS encoding CaiB/BaiF CoA transferase family protein, whose protein sequence is MTVAAEDGVTAAGPLAGVRVVELAGIGPGPFAAMVLADLGADVVRVDRPGGAGLRIDPDYDLANRNKRSVLLDLKAEGSVAAVLDLVERADILIEGYRPGVTEKLGLGPEDCLARNPRLVYGRMTGWGQEGPLARTAGHDIGYIAVTGALSMIGAADGPPIAPANLLGDYAGGSLYLVIGVLAALQHARAGGPGQVVDAAIVDGTAHLTSAIHGMMAAGGWRDQRGTNLLDGGCPFYGTYETADGGYMAVGPLERKFYAEFIELLGIADQAPARDDFDSWAALRTAIADRFKQRGREEWTAVFSASDACVAPVLSLREAPAHPHLAARSTFVDHGGITQPAPAPRFSATPGAVRRAPVRPGADTAEVARDWGVTSLVEGNPSGTS, encoded by the coding sequence ATGACGGTGGCGGCGGAGGACGGGGTGACGGCGGCCGGTCCGCTGGCCGGGGTGCGGGTGGTGGAGCTCGCCGGGATCGGGCCGGGCCCGTTCGCCGCCATGGTCCTCGCCGACCTCGGCGCCGATGTCGTCCGCGTCGACCGCCCCGGAGGCGCCGGCCTGCGGATCGATCCGGACTACGACCTCGCCAACCGCAACAAGCGCTCGGTGCTCCTCGACCTGAAGGCCGAGGGGAGCGTGGCCGCCGTGCTCGATCTCGTGGAGCGCGCCGACATCCTCATCGAGGGCTACCGCCCGGGGGTCACCGAGAAGCTGGGCCTCGGCCCGGAGGACTGCCTGGCCCGTAACCCCCGGCTGGTCTACGGCCGGATGACCGGCTGGGGGCAGGAGGGCCCGCTCGCCCGGACCGCCGGCCATGACATCGGCTATATCGCCGTCACCGGCGCCCTCAGCATGATCGGCGCCGCCGACGGCCCGCCCATCGCCCCCGCCAACCTCCTGGGGGACTACGCGGGAGGCTCGCTCTATCTCGTCATCGGCGTCCTGGCGGCCCTGCAGCACGCCCGCGCGGGCGGCCCCGGCCAGGTCGTGGACGCCGCGATCGTCGACGGCACCGCGCATCTGACCTCCGCCATCCACGGCATGATGGCCGCCGGGGGCTGGCGCGACCAGCGCGGCACCAATCTCCTCGACGGCGGCTGCCCCTTCTACGGCACCTATGAGACCGCCGATGGCGGCTATATGGCGGTCGGGCCCCTGGAGCGCAAGTTCTACGCGGAGTTCATCGAGCTGCTGGGCATCGCCGACCAGGCCCCGGCCCGCGATGACTTCGACAGCTGGGCCGCGCTGCGCACCGCCATCGCGGACCGTTTCAAGCAGCGCGGCCGCGAGGAGTGGACCGCCGTCTTCAGCGCCTCCGACGCCTGTGTCGCCCCCGTGCTGTCGCTGCGGGAGGCCCCGGCCCATCCGCACCTCGCCGCCCGCTCCACCTTCGTCGACCACGGCGGGATCACCCAGCCCGCGCCCGCCCCGCGCTTCTCCGCCACCCCGGGCGCGGTGCGCCGCGCGCCCGTCCGGCCCGGGGCGGACACCGCCGAAGTGGCCCGCGACTGGGGAGTCACCTCGCTCGTCGAGGGAAACCCGTCAGGAACGTCATGA
- a CDS encoding DUF1203 domain-containing protein produces the protein MSENYETRAIAPEVLKQLRITDDAGNPPRVVVEDEEGGNPMRCCLGRSRPHETVLLVSYAPLRRWAQETGATPGPYNEVGPVFIHPEECDGWTGPGIAEGIRGERRVLRAYSAEGNILRGRLLNDGEPTIEEGLAELYADPQVTAVHVRAVEFGCFLAETRRA, from the coding sequence ATGAGCGAGAACTACGAGACGCGGGCCATCGCGCCCGAGGTGCTGAAGCAGCTGCGGATCACGGACGACGCGGGAAACCCGCCGCGCGTGGTGGTGGAGGACGAGGAGGGCGGCAACCCGATGCGCTGCTGCCTGGGCCGGAGCCGGCCGCACGAGACCGTCCTGCTCGTCTCCTACGCCCCGCTGCGCCGCTGGGCACAGGAGACGGGCGCCACGCCCGGCCCGTACAACGAGGTCGGCCCGGTCTTCATCCACCCCGAGGAGTGCGACGGCTGGACCGGCCCCGGGATCGCGGAAGGCATCCGGGGCGAGCGGCGGGTGCTGCGGGCGTACTCCGCCGAGGGCAACATCCTCCGTGGTCGGCTGCTGAACGACGGCGAACCGACGATCGAGGAGGGGCTGGCCGAGCTGTACGCGGACCCGCAGGTGACGGCGGTGCATGTGCGCGCCGTCGAGTTCGGCTGCTTCCTGGCCGAGACACGGCGGGCCTGA
- a CDS encoding SsgA family sporulation/cell division regulator, protein MTTVIDQAVQAQLIASTPESRAIPACLRYERDDPFAVRVSFPPSASLDGSAVEWTFGRELLSAGLRGPAGSGDVQMWPCGPRRTVLEFHAPEGMAMVQFDTADLRRFLGRSYAIVPEGSEAGELDLDQGLASLLRDA, encoded by the coding sequence GTGACCACTGTCATCGATCAAGCCGTCCAGGCACAGCTCATCGCGTCGACGCCCGAGTCACGCGCGATTCCGGCGTGCCTGCGCTATGAGCGGGACGACCCGTTCGCCGTCCGAGTCTCCTTCCCGCCCTCCGCGTCCCTCGACGGCTCCGCGGTGGAGTGGACGTTCGGGCGGGAGCTGCTCTCGGCCGGGCTGCGCGGCCCGGCGGGGAGCGGGGATGTGCAGATGTGGCCGTGCGGACCGCGGCGGACGGTCCTGGAGTTCCACGCCCCCGAGGGCATGGCCATGGTCCAGTTCGACACCGCGGATCTCCGCAGATTCCTCGGCCGCTCGTACGCCATCGTCCCCGAGGGCAGCGAGGCCGGGGAGCTCGACCTGGACCAGGGGCTGGCGTCGCTGCTGAGAGACGCCTGA
- a CDS encoding dihydrodipicolinate synthase family protein, translated as MSLPAPLTGVVPPLCTPLTPAGEVDTSSLAALAERLIDAGVSALFALGSSGEAAYLSDRSRRTALEAVIETVDGRVPVLAGAIDMTTARVLDHARTAAELGADAVVATAPFYTRTHPLEIADHFRRLRDGVDVPLFAYDIPVSVHSKLTPSILLPLAADATLAGIKDSSGDDGALRRMLVEVRRRGLNDSFTVLTGSELSVDGALLAGAHGVVPGLANVDPAGFVRLYEHARAGRWEQAAAEQNRLAALFAITDAGDPALMGGSSAGLGGFKAALRLLGVIECADTAAPQVPLGEAAVKTVRQLLKEGGLLP; from the coding sequence ATGAGTCTTCCGGCTCCCCTTACCGGTGTCGTTCCGCCCCTGTGCACCCCGCTCACGCCCGCGGGCGAGGTCGACACCTCTTCCCTCGCCGCGCTCGCCGAGCGGCTGATCGACGCGGGGGTGAGCGCGCTGTTCGCGCTCGGCTCCAGCGGCGAGGCCGCCTATCTGAGCGACCGAAGCCGCCGTACGGCCCTTGAGGCGGTCATCGAGACCGTGGACGGCCGGGTGCCCGTCCTCGCGGGGGCGATCGACATGACGACCGCGCGGGTCCTCGATCACGCCCGTACGGCGGCCGAGTTGGGCGCGGACGCCGTCGTGGCCACCGCGCCCTTCTATACCCGCACCCATCCCCTGGAGATCGCCGACCACTTCCGGCGGCTGCGCGACGGTGTGGACGTGCCGCTGTTCGCGTACGACATCCCGGTCTCCGTCCACTCCAAGCTGACGCCCTCGATCCTGCTTCCGCTGGCCGCCGACGCCACCCTGGCGGGGATCAAGGACAGCAGCGGGGACGACGGGGCGCTGCGGCGGATGCTCGTCGAGGTCCGCCGTCGCGGCCTCAACGACTCCTTCACCGTGCTCACCGGCTCCGAACTGTCGGTGGACGGCGCCCTGCTGGCCGGAGCCCATGGCGTTGTCCCGGGGCTGGCCAACGTCGACCCGGCCGGGTTCGTCCGGCTGTACGAGCACGCGCGGGCGGGGCGCTGGGAGCAGGCGGCCGCCGAACAGAACCGGCTGGCCGCCCTCTTCGCCATCACCGACGCCGGGGACCCGGCGCTGATGGGCGGCAGTTCGGCGGGGCTGGGCGGTTTCAAGGCCGCACTGCGGCTGCTGGGTGTGATCGAGTGCGCGGACACCGCCGCGCCCCAGGTGCCCCTGGGCGAGGCGGCCGTCAAGACCGTACGTCAACTCCTGAAGGAGGGAGGGCTGTTGCCGTGA
- a CDS encoding YciI family protein: MFVLEITYSASADRVEAALPEHLVWVDDHFAIGTFLASGPKNPRDGGVILALGDDRAKIEEMLASDPFVVAGIGEYTITEFLATRTAPALADYRQQRP, translated from the coding sequence ATGTTCGTACTGGAGATCACCTACAGCGCCTCGGCCGACCGCGTCGAGGCCGCCCTCCCCGAACACCTCGTCTGGGTGGACGACCACTTCGCGATCGGCACCTTCCTCGCCTCCGGCCCCAAGAACCCCCGCGACGGCGGGGTCATCCTGGCGCTCGGCGACGACCGGGCCAAGATCGAGGAGATGCTGGCGAGCGACCCCTTCGTGGTCGCGGGCATCGGCGAGTACACCATCACCGAGTTCCTGGCCACCCGCACGGCCCCCGCGCTCGCCGATTACCGCCAGCAGCGGCCGTAA
- a CDS encoding sialate:H+ symport family MFS transporter yields MTGATTVPWYREVSRGQWKSMFAAWIGYLLDGFDFVLITLVLTEIADEFDLSTASAASLVSGAFITRWLGGAVLGALGDRYGRKAAMIVSILLYSLGTFACGFAWNYISMFTARLVIGMGMAGEYSASATYVLESWPARLRNRASGFLISGYSGGTILASELYRWVVPHWGWRWMFWIGVLPVLVALWVRRALPEAGDWHEEVATAKARPNPFRPLFAGRSRASVNTALAVAASVALFLVFTPLGAGWRRPLSLLAAGCLVAFAAQLGGRRRWPLYVALTCTVFCAFLYSWPIQALLPTYLKEQLGYTPSEVTDVMFYAGFGTMAGCWLAGFAGDWLGTRRAYVYTLLASLAFVFPVFAVQDTLAGLGVLLFFLLALSQGISGILPKYIAGHFPTRTRAASLGFVYNTGALGGAVAPVLGAHLAEGMSLGRALAVLTFGLTLVVIVLVGCDLPRRLGRLTDPAGDEDHLVPEQPLSMTGPDMEKT; encoded by the coding sequence GTGACCGGAGCCACCACGGTGCCCTGGTACCGAGAGGTCTCGCGGGGTCAGTGGAAGTCCATGTTCGCCGCCTGGATCGGCTATCTTCTCGATGGTTTCGACTTTGTGCTGATCACGCTCGTCCTGACCGAGATAGCCGACGAATTCGATCTGAGCACGGCGTCGGCGGCGAGCCTGGTCTCGGGCGCCTTCATCACCCGCTGGCTCGGCGGGGCGGTGCTGGGCGCGCTGGGGGACCGCTACGGCCGTAAGGCCGCCATGATCGTCAGCATTCTGCTCTACTCGCTCGGCACCTTCGCCTGTGGGTTCGCCTGGAACTACATCAGCATGTTCACGGCCCGCCTAGTGATTGGCATGGGCATGGCTGGTGAGTACAGCGCCAGCGCCACCTATGTCCTGGAGAGCTGGCCCGCGAGGCTGCGCAACCGCGCCTCCGGCTTCCTCATCTCGGGCTACTCGGGCGGCACCATCCTCGCCTCCGAGCTCTACAGGTGGGTGGTGCCCCACTGGGGCTGGCGCTGGATGTTCTGGATCGGCGTGCTGCCGGTGCTGGTCGCGCTGTGGGTACGGCGCGCGCTTCCGGAGGCCGGGGACTGGCACGAGGAGGTGGCGACGGCGAAGGCGCGGCCGAACCCCTTCCGGCCGCTGTTCGCCGGACGCTCCCGCGCGAGCGTCAACACGGCGCTGGCCGTGGCCGCGAGCGTCGCGCTGTTCCTGGTCTTCACCCCGCTGGGCGCGGGCTGGCGCCGGCCGCTGTCGCTCCTGGCGGCGGGGTGTCTGGTCGCCTTCGCGGCCCAGCTCGGCGGACGGCGCCGCTGGCCGCTGTATGTGGCCCTGACGTGCACGGTCTTCTGCGCCTTCCTCTACAGCTGGCCGATCCAGGCGCTGCTGCCCACCTATCTGAAGGAGCAGCTCGGGTACACCCCGTCCGAGGTCACCGATGTGATGTTCTACGCCGGGTTCGGGACGATGGCCGGCTGCTGGCTGGCGGGATTCGCGGGCGACTGGCTCGGCACCCGGCGTGCCTACGTCTACACCCTGCTCGCCTCGCTGGCCTTCGTCTTCCCGGTGTTCGCGGTGCAGGACACCCTGGCCGGGCTCGGCGTGCTGCTGTTCTTCCTGCTCGCGCTGAGCCAGGGGATCTCCGGCATCCTGCCGAAGTACATCGCGGGTCACTTCCCCACTCGGACGCGGGCGGCCTCGCTCGGCTTCGTCTACAACACCGGGGCGCTCGGCGGCGCGGTGGCGCCGGTGCTCGGCGCCCATCTGGCCGAGGGCATGTCCCTCGGACGGGCGCTGGCGGTACTCACCTTCGGGCTGACACTGGTGGTGATCGTGCTGGTCGGCTGCGATCTGCCGCGCCGGCTGGGCAGGCTGACCGATCCGGCGGGCGACGAGGACCATCTCGTGCCCGAACAGCCGCTGTCGATGACGGGGCCGGATATGGAGAAGACCTGA
- a CDS encoding DUF397 domain-containing protein, producing the protein MPINPDLSTAAWRKSSYSNGDGGECVEVADNLPGLVPVRDSKNPDGPAILFPAGSWGAFIASLKA; encoded by the coding sequence ATGCCGATCAACCCGGACCTGAGCACTGCCGCGTGGCGCAAGAGCAGTTACAGCAATGGTGACGGGGGCGAATGCGTCGAGGTCGCCGACAACCTTCCGGGCCTCGTCCCGGTCCGCGACTCCAAGAACCCCGACGGTCCCGCGATCCTGTTCCCCGCCGGATCGTGGGGCGCGTTCATAGCCTCCCTCAAGGCATAA
- a CDS encoding GOLPH3/VPS74 family protein: MPNGSLSLAASLYLLSYDPETGRPAGAHTALLVRAAALTELVQRGMLTDTDGSPCPVADAATGDRALDGLLELIGESRPRSWQIWVGHQPRLTEHAVRDQMVAAGYVRAKGRRVLGLFPAKEYTLERPDQVAGMRDDAVRVLHGEEPVAEVSERDAALVTLAAAGELRAVVTATDAKVRKRRILELGERCGGMGPVLEKVIAQVRTALAAAVATAMLAATTTATAT; the protein is encoded by the coding sequence ATGCCGAACGGCTCGCTCTCCCTCGCCGCCTCCCTCTACCTGCTCTCCTACGATCCCGAGACCGGCCGGCCCGCCGGTGCTCACACCGCCCTCCTCGTCCGCGCCGCCGCCCTTACCGAGCTCGTTCAGCGGGGCATGCTCACCGACACCGACGGCAGCCCGTGCCCGGTTGCCGACGCCGCCACGGGAGACCGGGCGCTCGACGGGTTGCTGGAGCTGATCGGCGAATCCCGGCCGCGTAGCTGGCAGATCTGGGTGGGACATCAGCCACGGCTGACCGAGCACGCGGTCCGCGACCAGATGGTGGCGGCCGGGTATGTGCGGGCGAAGGGGAGGCGGGTGCTGGGGCTGTTCCCGGCCAAGGAGTACACGCTGGAACGGCCCGATCAGGTGGCCGGAATGCGGGATGACGCGGTGCGCGTGCTGCACGGCGAGGAGCCGGTGGCCGAAGTGTCCGAACGGGACGCGGCGTTGGTCACCCTTGCGGCGGCGGGCGAGCTGAGGGCCGTGGTCACGGCGACGGACGCCAAGGTCCGCAAGCGCCGGATCCTCGAACTGGGGGAGCGCTGCGGGGGCATGGGCCCGGTACTGGAGAAGGTGATCGCCCAGGTGCGGACGGCGCTCGCCGCCGCCGTCGCCACGGCCATGCTGGCGGCGACCACGACCGCGACCGCCACCTGA